The Brasilonema sennae CENA114 genome includes a region encoding these proteins:
- a CDS encoding ABC transporter ATP-binding protein has product MTVAVHLENVHKTYNNIPVVNDLSFTINAGDMFGLLGPNGAGKSTTIRMLTTLTKPSQGQIEVFGYDVVSQPILAKQCLGVVLQAISVDGDLTVWENMELHARLHHIANPGRQRLIDQWLEYVELAPRRNSLVKTLSGGMKRRLQIARALLHQPQILFLDEPTVGLDPQTRRRLWEIIRDLNKQGMTMLLTTHYMDEVEYLCDRIGIMDGGKLISLGTLQELRSTHGEGLVVKQVGERWEYVFFPTLEDANSYLNQQENKTGMMVRPSNLEDIFVELTGRKLD; this is encoded by the coding sequence ATGACTGTTGCTGTTCACTTAGAAAACGTCCACAAAACTTACAATAACATTCCTGTGGTGAATGACCTCTCATTCACTATCAATGCGGGAGATATGTTTGGTTTACTAGGTCCCAATGGTGCAGGGAAATCTACCACAATTCGGATGTTAACCACATTGACAAAACCAAGCCAGGGGCAGATAGAGGTTTTTGGATATGATGTCGTCAGCCAACCCATACTAGCAAAACAGTGTCTTGGTGTTGTGTTGCAAGCAATTAGTGTAGATGGAGATTTAACAGTATGGGAAAATATGGAGCTGCACGCAAGGCTACATCACATTGCCAATCCTGGGCGACAGCGCCTAATTGATCAATGGCTGGAGTATGTTGAACTCGCACCTAGACGTAATAGCTTAGTAAAAACTCTGTCTGGAGGTATGAAGCGGCGGCTACAGATAGCAAGGGCTTTGTTGCATCAACCGCAAATTCTGTTTCTAGATGAACCAACAGTGGGACTAGATCCTCAAACAAGGCGACGTCTTTGGGAAATTATTCGGGATTTGAATAAGCAAGGGATGACGATGTTGCTTACGACTCATTATATGGATGAAGTCGAGTATTTATGTGACCGCATTGGCATTATGGATGGCGGAAAATTAATATCTCTTGGCACTCTACAAGAGTTACGCTCTACTCATGGTGAGGGTTTAGTCGTCAAGCAAGTAGGAGAACGTTGGGAATATGTTTTTTTCCCAACTTTGGAAGATGCTAACTCATATCTTAATCAACAAGAAAACAAAACTGGCATGATGGTTCGTCCCTCTAACTTGGAAGATA